In Nostoc sphaeroides, the genomic window GATGTTCGGCAACTGTAATATTGAACACATCATCATGAATCTTTTCATCAACTGCAACCACCCGATGCATCCGAATATCGCCTGCAAGTAGGCGATTGAATTTGCCAATTGTATGTAGTTGTTTGTCAGAAATCAGGAAATTATTATCTCTTCTGAGTTTTATCTGTCCTGTGGCATTTTCATCAAATAGTTGTTTGGTAGCAAAGAAGCGTGTTTGTATTACTCTATCGCTAACTTTTCCTTTAACCCTGTTGGTAAATTGCAATATTTCTGCTAATTTTTCAACCAACTGGACATTATGTATTCCTCGATTTTTAGTCACTTGAGGAACAGTCCCTATTTTTAAACAAGCCACAATTATAGCTTGTAATAGCAGTTCTTCTGACGCATATATATGAATGCGATTATTGAAATAACAACCATCTCCATCAATCACACCTGCCAGAAAATTATAAGCAAATTCCACAGAGTTATTGAGCAACATACTCACTATATTTTGCTCTTTCTCATGCAAATCGTAGGCTATTTTTTTCGAGTAGAGTCTAGAAGCTGTTGCTTGACCTACTACTAATTGACTTCTTATTGAGCCAGAAGATGCTTTTTTGAGATGAGCAACAAATGGTTTATCGTGAACTGTATTCATGCATTCCTGCATAGCTGCTATAAATTGCTGCTTCGGCAAAGTATCCTTTTGGATAAACTGTACCTCTCCATGAGTACGGCTTCTATAAATAGAACCATCTGTGAGTATACCCCCTAATAAATAAGCCATCTTGATATTCTCTTTTTCAGTTACACTCAACTGCGGAATATTCTCTGCTACTACCACCATTTCTTGGGCTGCAAGCATATCTTGAATTTCAGTTTTTAGATATTCGCCACCTCTGATATTAATCATTTTGTGATCTGGTGTTAAGCGTAAGTAGTTATCAGTCACTCTACCTGTTTGCGAGACGCTGACACTAATCATTTTTGATTGTCTTTTCATGGAATCAAGAATTGGTTGCCACTCTATTTTGTTTGTCTGGGTATTTAATGATAGAGTTAGCAAACCTTCATAACCTTGCTCATAAATCTGGCACAAGGTCATAAACCCTTTATTAGTTAATATTTTGGTTTCGCCATCAAAGCACGTTCTACCCCCAGAGTTGGTAACAATTGCACTGGCGCGTTTCATAATTGGTTCCCAATCGGGATCAGTTCTCTCTGTCACCAAAACTTCCCCAACTTGGAACTGTTCGAGTTTCTGAACATCTAAAATTAGCCGTGCTTTCCCTTGACTAATCGCTTCCCCAATCGCCCGCCCCGTAATAAGGGGGATTGGGGATTGGGAATCAGGAAGTGGAGATTGGGAAGTTTTTTCCCCATTCCCTATTCCCCATTCCCTATTCCCCAATAACAACCGATAACTCCGCAACACATTTCCTGTCTTCTGCGACTGCACGGTTTCGGGACGCGCTTGCACAATAAAAAGTTGATTTGTAATTCCATCTTTTGCCCACTCAATATCCATTGGAGTGAAAATGCCGTGGACTTGAGAATAATGATCTTCAATTAAACATGCCCAATTTGCTAGTTGTAAAATCTCTTCATCACTCAGGGCAAATTTGCCTCTTTCACTGGGCGAAACAGACACATTTTTCGTAAATTTGGAGCCGTCATCATAAATCATTTTCAGTTCTTTACTACCCAATTTTTTATCGATAATTGGGCGGAAACCAGCTTTTAAAGTTGGTTTAAAAACATAATATTCATCAGGATTTACAGACCCTTGGACAACATTTTCACCTAAACCGTAGGCGGCTGTAATTAGTGCAGCATCCTTAAATCCGGTTTCTGTATCAATGGAGAACATTACCCCAGAGGTTGCTAAGTCAGAGCGCACCATTTTTTGCACACCCACAGCCAGAGCAATGCTAAAGTGGTCAAAGCCCTTGGTGTGACGATAAGAAATAGCGCGATCGGTAAATATGGAAGCAAAGCATTTATGACAAGCTGCTAAAACTCCTTCAGCACCGACAACGTTGAGGTAAGTTTCCTGCTGTCCAGCAAAACTAGCATCTGGTAAGTCTTCGGCGGTGGCGCTAGAACGGACTGCAACATCTGTTTCTGCGTTGTATTGTTCACAAAGACTTTGGTAAGCTTTAGCGATCGCCTCTCGCAATTCTACAGGAAATGGGGTGTGAATTAATAGCGATCGCGCTTTTTTCCCCCGTTCTCGTAAATTTTTGACATCCTCAACATCTAAGTCAGCAAAGAGTTTGCGTAGCTTTGCTTCTAAACCTGCTGATTGAATGAAATAACGATAAGCATAAGCAGTGGTGGCGAATCCTGTAGGAACGTTAATCCCTTTGGGCGTTAGCTGTTGAATCATTTCGCCCAATGAGGCATTTTTACCACCAACTACCGGGATATCAGCAATACCAACTTCATCAAACCACAAGATGAGCGATCGCTCTTGGGAAGATTGAGATAATGTGCTTTTAGATACTGTAGTCATAATTACCTTTTAAATTTATACTTAGTTTCTCAGTGCGTAACCACTAACCGCAAAGCGGAAGTCAAAAATTAAAAGTCAAAAGTCAAAAGTATTATAGAATAAGCTCTTTAGGGATTGTCGCACTACTACAAGACTACCGATATTTTTTCAGAAATCAAATATGCTTCCTATAGTCCATAAATAACAATTATTCGGGATAATGGCTATATCGTAATATTGGATGCAATGCACAATGGCCCAACTAGAACGACTGCTGAAAATGGCAGAAGATGAGCTAACTGAGTACAGCACAGATGCCCGCAAAATTGAAAAACTACGGCGCAAAATAGGTTTGTCAGTGTCCGCAGCCGAACAGCGACAAGTCAAAGAGGCATTACTCGCTAGTAAGCAATCTTCTAATATGATTAGTCAAATTGTGGAAGAACAAAGACAAGCAGCAGCTTTACCATTTTGGGGAATTGCTGGATTGGGTTTGTTATTCGGAATTTCTTTAAATCAACCCATCTGTTTGTTAGCTGCTATAGTTGGAACTGTATTAGCTTTTAGAATTCAGAAATGGGGTTGGCAATTGCAGGCAAGTCGTCTATTGTTACAAACATTGGAAGATATTGAAGCGCGTATTGCCCAACCGAATAAGTAACAATCGTTGTCTGAATCAAACAGGTAGCTGAGGCATTCACCAATCGATGAGACAGCATTGCACGGTGGAATATCTGTCTTTAATACTCAACAAATAGTAAAATTTTTGATTATGCTTATTTTTAGATTGAGGACTATACCTCAATACAGTTCAGTTAAGGATAATCGTAGGTTGGGTTCAACTTTAGTGTTACCCAACAAATTCTGATAAATGTTGGGTTTCGTTCCTCAACCCAACCTACGCAGTTTAAGGTTTTTGGCTCTAACCCAAGCGTATTGGACTATACCTGGCATCTTACCAAAAGTGTTTGAATTACAGAAATTATTATTTCTTATTGCCTCTTCACATAAATTGTGTAACTAGGTAGATATGAGGCATCTGTTTGAGTTTTCACAAGTCGCCAGTCAATATCTATATATAAATGCTCAAACACTTGAGAAGTTGCTAAGTATGTTTTTTGAAATTCATTAGCATGATTTATCTCTAGATTTTCTAATTTGAGGGCTTTAGGCAAATCCTCTTTTGACGCATTCAGTTTTACTTTAGTATTAACTACATTAGTAAACCAGTTGTAGACTGATTCTAACGTTAAAGGAATTTCTCTATTTTTAAAAGCCTGAAATCTATCAATGTTTTGAAGATCCCATTTCCCATTTTTAACTCCATATTTTTGGAGGATCATGAAATCATAAGCTGGTAATTTCGATTGAAAATTATCGGATAAAGATGACTCTTTTCCCAGTATATAGCGAGCTATACTCGCACAGTAACCATCATGCTGGAAAATTTGGAATGACTGCTCTTGTATTCTTTGTGGTAAACTTTCATGAAACGATATGGTAGACCAGATTGGTGTCCAAACACCCAATAAAAGCCGTAATTGCTCTGTAACACTAACAACAGGATTGTATTGATTCAACTTTATAAAATAAGGAAGTAATTCAGTTTTATAAAAATTCATTTCGGCATTTAAACTTTCTAGTTCCCGACCTTGAACTCGTGCTAAAATTTCTTTTTTGACTTTTAGTGTATTTTTAGCACTTAATTTATCTTTTAATAAGAGGTCGAGCATTACTATTTACCTTTTTCTAATTTTTTTAGATCACTTGGTTAAGAATTAAAAACTGGTGAGTTTATTGCTCATAAAGGTATTATGCATCCTTTGCTTCTGTAAAAGTAGAGCCTCTTCGCTCTCTTTTTGACAGTTATTAGGTATTTATGTGCTTGATATTATCTATATTTTACTCAGAAAATAGTGTGATCCAGATCACTGTAAACTAAAATATATATACTGCAATACGCTTGGGTTGAGCCAGAAAAATAAATTTGCGTAGGTTGGGTTGAGGAACGAAACCCAACATTTTCGAGCATTTGTTGGGTAACACTAAAGTTCAACCCAACCTACAATTATCCTATGATTCTCTTCCCGATGCCCAGGTATCACGCCATTTTACAGTACCTTCTTTGGCAATCACCCAGCGACGATTTACCAAATTTTCGCGCAGAGGCGATCGCCCTTCCCGCCACATGGCATATTTATAAGCAATCAGCTTACCAGTACTCTCATCAAAGGGAATCTCCGCAGACCAGGTATTTGAATTGATGTACTCTAAAGGATATGCTTTGCTGATATCCCAGTTGCCTAACTCTGGGCAATCTCCTGTCACTACAATGGTTTCGCCGGGTTGGGTATCCACGCCATTAAGTTGTACGCGCACAATTGTCTGTGCTTTGATCCGTTCCCCTACGTGGCTGAAAACAAGCACTCCCCGTTCTTCTAATACCAAGTTATAAATCTTGCCGTCTTTTACCTCATATTTATTGCGAGTCACTACGCAAGTATGTTCGCCATCGGGTAATTCTGTTTCTACTTCTGGTAAAGTAACTTCTCCTCCCCGGTTTAAAGCTACAAAACACACAGAGTCACGATAGCGACGTACATAACAGTAAACATCTGCTGTTAAGTATTTTTGCCAGTGGCTACCCATTGATACGGCTGGATTCAGTCGTCGTAAGCCAGATAGCAGCCTAATGCAACGATAAACCTCACTCTCAGTATCCCAATTTTCCATCATCGGGCGGTTATAGGGATCGTTACCGCCATCGGTGTCGTCATGCAGATATTGTTCTGTACCGTAATAGATGCAGGGAATACCGCGACAGGTCATAATTAAAGCGATCGCAACCTTCAACATCGCTGGATCGGGGTTCAGCGATTGAAAGCGGCACATATCATGATTATCGATGAAGGTAACTAACTCTGTTGCCCCGTTATAGCGATAATCTTGGTCAAAAATGTATTGAATTGTCTGGAATCCCATTTCTGAACCTTGTCCCAGTGCGGCTCGAATTGCCACACACAAGCCAAAGTCTAGCAGTGTCATGCCTGAATGGTTAACAAATTCCACCGAGCGATCGTCAGTAGGATTACTGTAAATCCATTCACCAAAAATGAATACATCTGGTTTGTGATTGGTCATATCGCCAGTGAATTCTTGCCAAAACCAGATCGGCATGTGCTTGACAGTATCCACCCGTAGTGCATCTACACCCCGGTCTAGCCATTGTTTAATAGCTGATTTGATATACTCACGATATTCAGTATTGTTTTCATTGAAGGTTGCTAGACCACATAGTTCACAGTTCTGTACTTGCCAATCATCTTCCCAGTTTTGCACTTCGCCGTAGTGGTGATACCAATGATTGACATCATCATTGAAATCAGCAATTTTGACGCCATCATCATATAATTCCCCTTTGCTACCGCTAGTGTCAGGGCTGCTATGGTTGCAGACAATATCTAGCACCAGCTTCATATTCCGCTTGTGCAGTTCTGTAACTAACCGATCAAAGGTCGTATTTTTTTCTTCTTGGGTAGCGTTTAAAGAAGGATTTTCGCCATCAGCAATGTAGCGAGGATTAATCCGCTTAAAGTCTTTTGTCCAATAGCCATGTAGCGCTGCATTTCCAACAAATAACTCTTCAACTTGCTCAAACAGTGGAGTTAACCAAATGGCTGTCACTCCCATGTTTTTGAGATAATCTAATTTATCGATGACACCTTGCAAGTCGCCACCCCAGTACTTACCCCAATCTTGTCTATTTGGATCGTACAGTTCTGAGTTTGCCCCTTCGCTGTTATCTGGATCGCCATCATAAAAGCGATCGACCACAAGAAAGTAAATAGTTTCTTGACGAAATTCAATATCTCTGGTGTAAAGAAACTCTAAGTCAATCTCAGTTTCTGATGGTGGTGTTTCTATAATAGCGTCTACTTTTTCTTGTGCAGAATCAACCTTATATTGATCTGGTGAAAACTGAGATGGAGGGGTTTGTACCATAAAAGAACTCAAAATTTAATGTAATTCATATTTGTAGAACTAACAGTACAAAGATTTCGAGTATTGTGTGTCACTACAAACTTTGATATTGTGACATCCGGCCCACGGTGTAGGTATCTATCGTTAGCTAGTTTATAATTCTATCGATAGATATAATTCATCTGCTAGAGGATAAAAACAAACAAATATAGCAGTTATTAATGGTAATTGCTTGATCACAAAAATTTACAATATTTAGATTAAGCCTAGCTCGTGTTCACTTAGCGCTGGAGATAAGCTACACCTGAGCAATACTGAGTAAACCACGGATTAGTCAACTTTTTCTCTAGAAGATTCGCTCCATTGGTAAACTGACCATTGTCACTTTCAATCTGTTATTACTATCAAGGAATTAATTTAGGTATCATTTATGACCAAATATGACAAGGTTTTTAACTCACCAAAGACATCAGAGGAATCACTGAGTCCAGAGGAAGCAGTGGCGGCGATCGCAACTGTGACTGCGATCGCTGATTCAGTGATTGAAGATGTCGATGCAGAAAGTTTAGCGGGTATCCTCTGGGAATTCGAGGTTTTCGAGGAATACTCAGAAGATGAAATCACCGAAATTGTTGATAGACTGATCTCCATTGCCGAAGAAGAGGGAATTGGGCCTTTGTTTAATGTCGCCAAAGTATCTCTCTCAGATGAATTAGTGCTGGATGGTTTTGCTGCTGGGGTGATAGTGCTTTTAGATGATGAACTCGCCATCCCGAAATCGAAACAACCCTACCTCAAAAAGCTACAAGCAGCCTTGGAACTTGAAGATGAAGAAGCAGAGGAAATCATTAAAGAAGTAATTGCAGCCTTTAAAGAAGCAGAAGATGAAGAATATGAAGACGATGAAGATGAGACAGTAGTTATAGAAGATTTTAGTGAACAGAGCTATGAATCGCCTTTAAGTAATTTTACCGTGCCGATTCCTGTTGATCCACAGCAGGGCGGTAGAATTCAAAGTCAGGAAGGAGTAGTTGGCTTTTCTGATGACATGGGTACTCTGCTGAGAATCGATTATTATCCTTTCCCTATAGAACAGTTAGAGGAACTGGAATCTGTTGGACAAGAAGAATATTTACAAACAATTTTAGTAGACAAGTATGTACCCCAGGCGATTTTTGCCAATGTCCCAGATGCTTCTGTGGAGTATACCGAATATCTGGCAGACACTTTGCGAGGCGCTTACTACGTGTTAATCGATATGCCGAAAGGTTCCACGATTTCTAAGCAAGAAAATAATGGAACTGCAATCAGATTAGACGCTTACCGGGGGCTGCTTACCTTTATCAGTGGTGAATTTTTGTATATAGTTAGTAGTCAGCACAGCTTTATTGACGGCGAAACTCCCGATTCCATTGAAGAAGAAGCTGAAGATATTAAGAAGAGTATTTTAGAGTTTGTTGAGACTATAGAGTTTACTTAGGGTACAAAATGTTGGCTTTGTCACCCGCTTAGAACTAAAGTTCTTTGGCTTTTAGCTAAAGTCTACTTCAGTAGACTTAGGACTTACGCATTGAAAACCTGAAATCTCGATCCCCCCTAACCCCCTTAAAAAGGCTACGGTGTATACACAAGTGACTTATTTTGCTCAAAGCGCTCTCAGACCTAACCCCCACCCCCTTCCCTACGTTCGCGCAGCGTCTCGTAGAGAGGGAAGGGGAGCCAATCTTCAAAGCCCCTCTTTGCGTCGGAGAGGGGTTTGGGGAGAGGTCTGCCGACTTGTGTATACACGGTAGCCTTAAAAAGGGGGGGGATTTTAAAAGCCCCCAATTTATCGGGGTTGGGGGATCTCTTGTGCGTAATACCAATTCTCTAAAATGAAGCAACAGATGTAAATCAGGAAAGTCTTGCTGCATCTAAGTTTCTTAATTGCGAATGGGCGAAAAAGCGAACTTGGGGAACTCCAAAAAATAAATTATTCCACCTTCAAGTCGTTGACTGTTGACTGTTGACTGAAAATGTGATTTGAAAGAAAAAATGAGATTTTAACTCATGATATGCTTCAAAAATGAGTATCCAGTTTATAGTTCACTTTTATTTTTCGAGTTTTTTACCAATAATGATTATCGTGTAAGGCATAAAAAGACTGATAAGAGCAACGTTCGTATAAATCCTTCGGCTTGATTATCATTATTAATCAGCTACGATTTGAGTAGGCGATCGCTCTGTTGTTGGGCGATACCTGCGGCACACTTCGTGAACGCTTGGACAATGAAATATTTGATTTTTACTCAGATATCTACTAAAACAAAAGTTGTAAACCATAACATGGGCATTTGAACCATATTTTGAATTGAAAGTTTAAATTAGACCAATTTTGTCAAGGATTTTTTGTGCAAGTTTTGTCCAATTGTGTTTTTTCAACTCCCGTTCTAGTTATGATTCAGAATTTCAACTCTCACTCATGTATGAATGCAAAGTTTTAATTTGTGATTAGCGCGAAAGCCTGAATTTTCGTTAACTTTTTTCTAATTTATGGATCAAAATTTTTCTCACATTATGATTCAAAGCATAGAAAAACTCGTGAACCGTCAACGGTCAACAGTGAACAATAGCAATGGAATATTTTTTTACTTGGAAGTCCCTTGTACTGAGCATCTCGACTTCGCTCGATGGAACCGCAGTCGAAGTATTGCCAATTATATAACAATGTTTTCACGATTGTGAAGAAAGATGTGGGTAACGCATCGCTAAAAAAAGGCAGGGCTGTTTCATTCTTTAAAAGCCTCTTGAAAAGCTGGGGACAAGGGAAGGAAGAATTTTTCTCTTGTCTCCCCTTGAACCTTTGTCTCTTTTCGTCGTTGTGATGCTTTTATAGGAATGAAACAGCCCTGAAAATGGGGGCAAAGAAGTTAACTTTTGTGATGAAACCTGATGCTTACCTAACTTCAGAGAGTTTAGGTACGAGCCGGTTCAACCCGTGCAAAAAATAGACCGCGAATCTTAACTTCTTTAGGTTCGCCAGCACCTAAATCAGTATCAGATGGCTGTTCGCTCTCGAAAGTACCAGCAATTTCACCACTAGAGCTATCGACTTTAGCGATTTGCAAAGAAATCTTGCCATTAAGATTTTCAGCACGCTTGACGTTAGTGCGGGTAAGTTCTTCATCATCCGCTTGGGCGGGGAGAGCCACAGCATTATCGTAGCCACTAACGACACCACGACCCTTTGGATCTAGGAAGGCAGCACCACGATAGGAAGGAACTTTGAAGGTGCCTTCAAAGTCCGTAGAGGTGTTAATACTGCTCAAACTGGGTTGGGTTTGAGCAACCAAGTTTTTGATGGTGAAGAGGAAAGGTACTCGCTCACCACCAGGAAGTTGCACAGTGATGGCTTGGAAGTCAAGACCATCAGTTTCCACAAAGGTGAGGCTACTATCTGGGTTGATTTTTAGGTCGCCTTGCACCTGGTCAATGGTGGAAGTGTATCTGGTCAACAATTTGCCAGCAACAAATTCTGCTTGTTGGCGTTTATTAGCAGGTTCTTCTTTGATGAAGAAGCTAGTTGGTTCTAAGCAAAGTTCTTTGATGGTGTATGACTGGCTAGAATCAATGGGAATGGAGCCACGGCTTGTTTCTGCTAGTTGGGGGCATTTATTCGCCAAACCAGTGCCGCGAATTTGATCGTAAGTGAGTACATCTCTACTACTAGTAGCAGGAGCATCACTACAAGCAGTTATTAGCCCCAGGCACAAAGCCAAAAATGCAACAATTAAAGCGCGATACCTCATGGTCAACCTCAATCTCAAAAATTAATATCTAAGTTCTAAAACTGCATCGAAGCTTTGATCTTTGACGAGAAGCCATCCTTTATCGGACACTGCATTGCTCTTTCTTAGAGTTCAAACAAGTGTCCGGGGGTATAGGTTGGCAGTCGCCACTCAAACTTTTCTCTGCTAAACGTACTTAAACGTGTCGCTGCTTCGCACTTTGCTCTTGCTATAGCAAAAGCGGCGTCGCCCAAGTCTTTTTGTATCATGTATGTGGCGTCACTACATACAGCCCATTGTTTGATGGGTAAATTAGCCAGATCATACGATTTTTTTTAACTCAAAATCAAAGTACTCAAAATCCAAGAAAGTCTGATCCCGATCGCATCTAGCTGCCGTGGAGGCTATGGTAAAGGTTACTACGCTCTTTTACGAGCGATCGCAATTGCTTTTGATAAAGATACAAATCTAGTTATATTCACCCCTTAGCAAGAGGCAGGGGAGCAGGGGGCAGGGGGAAAGCGAGATTCTAGAAGCTTACAGAAGCTTCATTTTCTAGAAGAACTATTGGCAAACTAGGGAAAATTAAAAATCTCCGGTAAATTTGAGTTGACCTCATTTATACGCAAAGGATGGCATGAACGATAACAAAAATCTTGAATCAGGGGAGTTGTCCTGTAAACTGCAAGCGATCGCAACTGTAGTGTATGATGCAGTTCAAGGTTGTCAAGGCGATACTGAAGCTCTTTTAGCAATGCTTAGGCAATTGGAGCAGTTACACCGAGATATCCGGGATGGGGTTTTTCAAGAGAGTTTGCCTGTTAACCGTCGGCAACTCTACTCACTACTGAAGGATATTGAGTCTGAGGGAGGCTGGCCTTATATTGAGCGTATGAGACTAGAGGCCTTTTTAGCGAATTTGCCACAAGAGGCTCCCGCAGAAAATAACCATGAAGTTTTGGAGAGCGATCGCTCATGCGGCTAATCATCTCGAAATAAATTTCTAGCTTTGAATTAACAACTCCGATCGCCTCATCAACCGCTAAACCAAGAGCGGTTGCCCATTGAGGCTTCAATTTAATTCATAATTATTAATTCATAATTCGTAATTAAAAAGGGTTTGTATTGGTTATGCCATCACAAAGAATGCGATCGCGCTTTTCAAGATTGCGGTTGTGTTTCAGGTAATCGCCCACCCAGTCGCAACCACGAACAAGCAGATCATCAAGATGTAAATTCCACAGAATGATCGTGTTGTCATCACTGGCTGATGCTAGTGTTTGACCATCTGGGCTAAAACTGATACTTAATACCGGAGCGCGATGCCCATTGAGACTTTTAATTAATTTGCCTTCACGGCTCCAGAGTTTCACTGTACTGTCCCAACTGGCGGCGGCGAGTAATTCCCCATTGGGGCTGAAAGTTACGGCATTGATGCTATCGCTGTACCCCTTTAATAAGGTTTTTAACAACGTCCCATCCCGCCGCCACAGTTTCACGGTGTTATCCCAGCTGGCAGAAGCCAGTAACTCGTCAGTGGGACTAAAGCTAACACCCATCACCCAACTGTCATGGGGCGAAAAAGTTTTGAGCAAAGTACCATCCCAACTCCACAGTTTCACAGTTTGGTCATCACTGGCGGAAGCTAAAATCTGACTATCAGGACTAAAATTTACACTATTTACCCAACCCTCATGCCCCACTAAGGTTTTGAGCAACTTGCCCTCACGGTTCCAAAGTTTCACTGTTTTATCTTTGCTAGCTGATGCCAAAAATTGACCATCGGGGCTGAAACTTACGCTCATCACACTATCGGTATGCCCGTGGAGAGTCATGATTAAAGTACCGTCAAGCCGCCAAAGTTTCACAGTTTTGTCATAACTCCCTGAGGCCAGCATTTCACCCTTGGGGTCAAAACTGACACTAGGAATTTGATTTGTATGCCCGACTAAAGTTTTGTAAAGTCGGGTTTTGACCTCACCTCTACTGGTGTATCGTTGCCAAAGTTTGACAGTGCGATCGCTACTACCAGAAGCTAGCATCTGACCGTCGGGACTCCAAGCAACGCTCAAAACTCGCCTCTGATGCCCTTGAAGAATAGACGGTTTTGGCGCATCTAAACTCCATAGTTTTATGCTTTTGTCATAACTTCCTGAAGCTAGAAATTTGTTATTTGGACTGAAAGCGATGCTGACAACAGCATCGCTGTGTCCTTTGAAGGTTTTGAGTAAGGTACCAGTAATACTCCAGAGGTTTATGGTGTTGTCTTCGCCTGCGGAAGCTAACTTTTGATTATCAGAACTAAAGCTCAAACTCCATACTCTCCTAGTATGGTGGCGTAAAGTTTTGTAAAGACGAAAGTCAAAACCG contains:
- the ppsA gene encoding phosphoenolpyruvate synthase → MTTVSKSTLSQSSQERSLILWFDEVGIADIPVVGGKNASLGEMIQQLTPKGINVPTGFATTAYAYRYFIQSAGLEAKLRKLFADLDVEDVKNLRERGKKARSLLIHTPFPVELREAIAKAYQSLCEQYNAETDVAVRSSATAEDLPDASFAGQQETYLNVVGAEGVLAACHKCFASIFTDRAISYRHTKGFDHFSIALAVGVQKMVRSDLATSGVMFSIDTETGFKDAALITAAYGLGENVVQGSVNPDEYYVFKPTLKAGFRPIIDKKLGSKELKMIYDDGSKFTKNVSVSPSERGKFALSDEEILQLANWACLIEDHYSQVHGIFTPMDIEWAKDGITNQLFIVQARPETVQSQKTGNVLRSYRLLLGNREWGIGNGEKTSQSPLPDSQSPIPLITGRAIGEAISQGKARLILDVQKLEQFQVGEVLVTERTDPDWEPIMKRASAIVTNSGGRTCFDGETKILTNKGFMTLCQIYEQGYEGLLTLSLNTQTNKIEWQPILDSMKRQSKMISVSVSQTGRVTDNYLRLTPDHKMINIRGGEYLKTEIQDMLAAQEMVVVAENIPQLSVTEKENIKMAYLLGGILTDGSIYRSRTHGEVQFIQKDTLPKQQFIAAMQECMNTVHDKPFVAHLKKASSGSIRSQLVVGQATASRLYSKKIAYDLHEKEQNIVSMLLNNSVEFAYNFLAGVIDGDGCYFNNRIHIYASEELLLQAIIVACLKIGTVPQVTKNRGIHNVQLVEKLAEILQFTNRVKGKVSDRVIQTRFFATKQLFDENATGQIKLRRDNNFLISDKQLHTIGKFNRLLAGDIRMHRVVAVDEKIHDDVFNITVAEHHNYVVFTSKYTPVIVCNCHAAIIARELGVPAIVGCGNATEILKPGQEVTISCAEGEEGKVYPGLLPFEVEEVPLENLPRTRTQILMNVGNPQEALSLSAIPNDGVGLARTEFIIANQIQIHPMALIHYELLKDEFAKAKIAEITALYDDKPQYFVDRLAQGIGRIAAAFYPKPVIVRMSDFKSNEYANLLGGRQFEPHEENPMLGWRGAARYYDEGYREAFALECDAIKRVREEMGLTNVIPMIPFCRTPDEGRLVLAEMAKNGLKQGVNGLQVYVMCELPSNVILAEEFAEVFDGFSIGSNDLTQLTLGIDRDSALVARLFDERSPAVKRMVKMAIEAAKKCDRKIGICGQAPSDYPEFAQFLVELGIDSISLNPDSVLKTMLEVAKVEGTNS
- a CDS encoding alpha-amylase family glycosyl hydrolase, encoding MVQTPPSQFSPDQYKVDSAQEKVDAIIETPPSETEIDLEFLYTRDIEFRQETIYFLVVDRFYDGDPDNSEGANSELYDPNRQDWGKYWGGDLQGVIDKLDYLKNMGVTAIWLTPLFEQVEELFVGNAALHGYWTKDFKRINPRYIADGENPSLNATQEEKNTTFDRLVTELHKRNMKLVLDIVCNHSSPDTSGSKGELYDDGVKIADFNDDVNHWYHHYGEVQNWEDDWQVQNCELCGLATFNENNTEYREYIKSAIKQWLDRGVDALRVDTVKHMPIWFWQEFTGDMTNHKPDVFIFGEWIYSNPTDDRSVEFVNHSGMTLLDFGLCVAIRAALGQGSEMGFQTIQYIFDQDYRYNGATELVTFIDNHDMCRFQSLNPDPAMLKVAIALIMTCRGIPCIYYGTEQYLHDDTDGGNDPYNRPMMENWDTESEVYRCIRLLSGLRRLNPAVSMGSHWQKYLTADVYCYVRRYRDSVCFVALNRGGEVTLPEVETELPDGEHTCVVTRNKYEVKDGKIYNLVLEERGVLVFSHVGERIKAQTIVRVQLNGVDTQPGETIVVTGDCPELGNWDISKAYPLEYINSNTWSAEIPFDESTGKLIAYKYAMWREGRSPLRENLVNRRWVIAKEGTVKWRDTWASGRES
- a CDS encoding photosystem II manganese-stabilizing polypeptide, which codes for MRYRALIVAFLALCLGLITACSDAPATSSRDVLTYDQIRGTGLANKCPQLAETSRGSIPIDSSQSYTIKELCLEPTSFFIKEEPANKRQQAEFVAGKLLTRYTSTIDQVQGDLKINPDSSLTFVETDGLDFQAITVQLPGGERVPFLFTIKNLVAQTQPSLSSINTSTDFEGTFKVPSYRGAAFLDPKGRGVVSGYDNAVALPAQADDEELTRTNVKRAENLNGKISLQIAKVDSSSGEIAGTFESEQPSDTDLGAGEPKEVKIRGLFFARVEPART